The following coding sequences are from one Triticum dicoccoides isolate Atlit2015 ecotype Zavitan chromosome 4A, WEW_v2.0, whole genome shotgun sequence window:
- the LOC119288141 gene encoding uncharacterized protein LOC119288141, which translates to MGCLRRRPEPAAIDISWVSCRGVRSSLPFHTPCLYASVCVTPSSAGKNVRRRRVKTPTDRAGGENPEWDERLRLPLPDDASPASEQEAAGKKKDGHVDHDGGVLLVRFELKAEVAVLGDVLAASAVVPLSDLVADGRTRRVSYQLAASEDRRQPNGVISFSYAFHHGSTVDDDQEDRSSDGEPVSPASPAPPPPLPQSTGSSSGMYPMIDWGPLDTVTCSSYYAPPASSDTQAEPIAVYPPLSETSSRGIYPTVGESDSSLYPTVDFAPVTCYPPMTAPYYYGGDFGCPAAPAWDGRCLYG; encoded by the coding sequence ATGGGTTGCCTGCGGCGCCGGCCGGAGCCGGCGGCCATCGACATCTCGTGGGTGTCGTGCCGGGGCGTCAGGTCGTCGCTCCCGTTCCACACGCCGTGCCTCTATGCCTCCGTCTGCGTGACGCCGTCGTCCGCGGGCAagaacgtccgccgccgccgcgtcaAGACCCCCACCGACCGcgccggcggcgagaaccccgaGTGGGACGAGCGCCTGCGCCTTCCCCTTCCCGACGACGCCTCGCCGGCGTCAGAGCAGGAAGCCGCGGGGAAAAAGAAGGACGGGCACGTTGACCACGACGGCGGTGTCCTTCTCGTTCGGTTCGAGCTCAAGGCCGAGGTGGCCGTCCTCGGCGACGTGCTCGCCGCGTCGGCCGTCGTGCCGCTCTCCGACCTCGTTGCCGACGGCAGGACGCGCCGCGTGTCCTACCAGCTGGCCGCGTCCGAGGACCGCAGGCAGCCCAACGGCGTCATCTCCTTCTCGTACGCCTTCCACCACGGaagcaccgtcgacgacgaccaggAGGACCGCAGCAGCGACGGCGAGCCCGTATCGCCCGCTAGCCCGGCCCCTCCCCCGCCGCTGCCTCAGTCGACGGGGTCATCCTCCGGGATGTACCCCATGATAGACTGGGGGCCACTGGACACGGTCACGTGCTCAAGCTACTACGCTCCTCCAGCTTCGTCGGACACTCAGGCGGAGCCGATTGCGGTCTACCCACCGTTGTCGGAGACGTCGAGCCGTGGAATTTACCCGACGGTGGGGGAGTCGGATAGCAGTTTGTACCCCACAGTAGACTTTGCTCCGGTGACCTGTTACCCGCCGATGACGGCGCCGTACTACTACGGTGGTGATTTCGGGTGTCCGGCAGCTCCTGCATGGGACGGGCGATGTTTGTACGGTTGA